A single window of Flagellimonas maritima DNA harbors:
- a CDS encoding succinylglutamate desuccinylase/aspartoacylase family protein, whose amino-acid sequence MPKVYSSALKETLNIERIIGHLKGNEKGPTVVFFAGIHGNEPAGVFALRHMLRELKLQQKPINGEIFAIAGNLKALESNVRFKKEDLNRIWSPQRIEQIQQKQDGGTADENELFELYGVLNNILNNQQPPFYFIDLHTTSSETSPFIVMNDSLLNRKFASSYPLPIVLGIEEYLVGALLSYINELGYVSLGYESGQHDEISAIKNCVDFIRFTLVLTESIKLFPNEQTALKKEILGSSKVSKKFYEIYYQYDIKQGSSFKMLPGFVNFQKIPNGKHVALTNDRILKAKGRKQIFMPLYQEQGREGFYYIRSIPKILLWISKGLRKLKADHLLVRLPGIRWESLKKDALLVDQRVAKFLAKSIFHLLGYRARQFDKTHLVVKSRETASKNEEYLDANWF is encoded by the coding sequence TTTAAATATTGAACGAATCATCGGTCATTTAAAAGGTAACGAAAAAGGACCAACGGTGGTGTTCTTTGCGGGAATTCATGGCAACGAGCCAGCAGGTGTTTTTGCGCTAAGACATATGCTACGTGAATTAAAACTCCAACAAAAGCCAATTAATGGAGAGATTTTTGCCATTGCAGGAAATCTTAAGGCACTTGAAAGCAATGTAAGATTCAAAAAAGAAGATTTAAATAGGATATGGTCTCCACAACGAATTGAACAAATTCAGCAAAAGCAGGATGGAGGGACTGCAGACGAAAATGAATTATTTGAATTGTACGGTGTGCTGAACAATATCCTTAATAATCAACAGCCTCCGTTTTACTTTATTGATTTGCATACAACCTCCAGTGAAACATCACCATTTATCGTAATGAACGACAGCCTGTTGAACCGAAAGTTTGCATCTAGCTATCCCTTGCCCATTGTTCTGGGTATTGAAGAGTATTTGGTGGGCGCGTTACTGAGCTATATCAATGAACTGGGTTATGTGTCGTTGGGGTATGAAAGTGGTCAACATGACGAGATAAGCGCAATCAAAAACTGTGTCGATTTTATCCGTTTTACATTGGTACTAACAGAATCCATCAAGCTATTTCCCAATGAACAGACAGCTCTAAAAAAAGAAATTCTAGGTTCCAGCAAGGTCTCCAAAAAATTTTATGAAATCTATTATCAATATGATATAAAACAAGGGAGCAGCTTTAAAATGTTGCCCGGTTTTGTAAATTTTCAAAAGATTCCCAATGGAAAACATGTGGCCCTCACCAACGATCGTATATTAAAAGCAAAGGGGAGAAAACAGATTTTTATGCCATTGTACCAAGAGCAGGGACGGGAAGGTTTTTACTACATAAGATCAATTCCAAAAATACTTCTGTGGATTTCAAAAGGATTGAGAAAATTAAAGGCCGACCACCTTTTGGTAAGATTGCCCGGCATTAGATGGGAATCGTTAAAAAAAGATGCACTATTGGTCGACCAGCGAGTGGCAAAGTTTTTGGCGAAATCCATCTTTCATTTATTGGGTTACCGTGCCAGGCAGTTTGATAAGACACATCTAGTGGTCAAGAGCAGGGAGACAGCTTCCAAAAATGAAGAATATTTGGACGCTAATTGGTTTTGA
- a CDS encoding energy transducer TonB translates to MELKKNPNADIGRNSSLYFMIGLTSVLFVTWQSFEVKTYEKETTAMDMTEVVDELKEDVPITEIINTAPPPPPPSAPDVIEIVEDVEDVEETLIESTESSQEVFIEDAVAVDDVEVGEIEEEEIVPFAIIENVPVFPGCEGLESEAERKACFNKKVQEHVKKHFKYPPSALEMGISGRVYVQFVIDSKGRVKNIKKRGPDRLLEDEAERIIAALPTVKPGIQRGKAVKVNYGIPINFVMQ, encoded by the coding sequence ATGGAACTAAAAAAGAATCCCAATGCAGATATAGGGCGCAATAGCAGCCTCTATTTCATGATAGGCCTAACTTCAGTATTGTTCGTTACATGGCAGTCTTTTGAAGTTAAGACCTACGAGAAAGAAACCACGGCCATGGATATGACAGAGGTAGTGGACGAACTAAAGGAAGATGTTCCCATTACCGAAATCATAAATACCGCACCGCCACCGCCACCACCTTCGGCACCGGATGTTATTGAAATTGTAGAAGATGTTGAGGATGTTGAGGAAACTTTGATCGAAAGCACGGAAAGTAGCCAAGAAGTATTTATAGAAGATGCTGTTGCCGTTGATGATGTAGAAGTAGGGGAAATAGAAGAAGAAGAGATCGTTCCCTTTGCAATTATTGAGAATGTTCCTGTATTCCCTGGATGTGAAGGTCTGGAGTCTGAAGCGGAACGCAAGGCCTGTTTTAATAAAAAGGTACAGGAACATGTAAAAAAACACTTTAAATACCCTCCCTCAGCTCTTGAAATGGGAATTAGCGGTAGAGTCTATGTACAATTCGTAATCGATTCCAAAGGAAGGGTAAAGAATATAAAAAAGCGGGGGCCGGACAGATTGCTAGAGGATGAAGCAGAACGAATCATAGCTGCGCTTCCTACGGTAAAGCCGGGCATACAGAGAGGAAAAGCCGTAAAGGTCAACTATGGAATACCCATAAACTTTGTAATGCAGTAA
- a CDS encoding DUF2490 domain-containing protein translates to MGCAKRFPFILFFIAFSILPKTTFYGQSNDEERSGSWVVLYGDNKIHEKWSIPTVGILRHHEIFEKYEFAFIRTGISYKLSKSSTLTTGIAYLSSRNYTGSEEFRNATQFWVYEEYALKTKLFSHRFRLETRWKKNADDLHINNRLRYRFQYITPIYKNVHLRTFNEYFVNLEKPLFNQNRFYVGLGQTITPSIKVDIGYLKNHFQKSDHDVVRMSLIFKTDFTKKDVAQHN, encoded by the coding sequence ATGGGGTGCGCAAAGCGATTTCCATTTATTCTTTTTTTTATAGCGTTCTCAATACTTCCCAAAACCACATTTTATGGACAATCCAACGACGAAGAACGATCTGGTTCCTGGGTCGTTCTTTATGGCGACAACAAAATACATGAAAAGTGGAGCATCCCAACTGTGGGCATTCTTAGGCACCATGAAATTTTTGAAAAATATGAATTTGCTTTTATTAGAACGGGCATATCATATAAATTAAGTAAATCATCAACCTTAACTACAGGTATAGCTTACTTAAGTTCTAGAAATTACACGGGATCAGAAGAATTTAGAAATGCTACCCAGTTTTGGGTCTATGAGGAATATGCTTTAAAGACAAAATTATTCTCACATCGATTTAGGTTGGAGACCCGATGGAAAAAAAATGCTGATGACCTCCATATCAACAACAGGTTAAGGTATCGATTTCAATACATAACACCTATTTACAAAAATGTTCATTTACGTACTTTCAATGAATATTTCGTAAACCTTGAAAAACCCCTGTTCAATCAGAATAGATTTTACGTTGGGCTGGGACAAACCATAACTCCTTCCATAAAAGTGGATATCGGTTATTTAAAAAATCATTTTCAAAAATCCGATCATGATGTCGTTAGAATGTCGTTGATCTTCAAAACAGATTTCACAAAAAAGGATGTTGCGCAGCACAACTAA
- a CDS encoding ROK family protein, giving the protein MDIVIGIDIGGTKTKIGLVDKNGKCHVKTFFRTKEFPNLDDYLDNIKKTADDLVKSLDKKVNVLGCGIGAPNASSKNGTIENASNLLWKGSVPILEKLKERMPMPMRIMNDASAAALGEMLFGRGRNMTDFIVITLGTGFGAGIVANGQLIDGYDGFAGELGHVDMTIGDGRLTGLGVRGGLEAYVSATGLKRTIMYMLSKYMVDSRFKDVAYNNLHGEDITKAAEEGDIIAQKAFDYTAKIMALALANFTAFTQPEAFILMGGLTNSGKWIKEPLEKYFNDYLLEVYKGKVKLLESGMDGKTAAICGAAALIWEIEIV; this is encoded by the coding sequence ATGGATATAGTAATAGGAATAGATATTGGGGGCACCAAAACCAAAATTGGATTGGTAGACAAAAATGGGAAATGTCACGTAAAGACTTTTTTCAGAACCAAGGAGTTCCCCAATCTTGATGATTATTTGGACAACATCAAAAAAACAGCTGACGATCTTGTTAAAAGTTTAGATAAAAAAGTAAATGTTTTGGGGTGTGGAATTGGTGCTCCAAATGCTTCCAGCAAAAATGGAACTATTGAAAATGCAAGTAACCTGCTATGGAAGGGCAGTGTTCCCATTCTTGAAAAATTAAAGGAGCGGATGCCCATGCCCATGCGCATAATGAACGATGCAAGTGCCGCGGCATTGGGCGAAATGCTCTTTGGCAGAGGTAGAAACATGACCGATTTTATAGTTATCACCTTGGGCACGGGCTTTGGAGCAGGCATAGTCGCCAATGGGCAGCTCATAGATGGTTATGATGGTTTTGCAGGAGAGTTGGGTCATGTTGATATGACCATTGGTGATGGCAGATTGACAGGTTTGGGAGTACGCGGAGGGTTGGAGGCCTATGTTTCCGCGACGGGGTTGAAACGGACTATAATGTATATGCTGAGCAAATATATGGTGGATAGCAGATTTAAGGACGTTGCTTACAATAATCTTCATGGGGAGGACATTACAAAAGCTGCAGAAGAAGGAGACATCATTGCTCAAAAAGCTTTTGACTATACTGCCAAAATAATGGCGCTGGCATTGGCAAATTTTACGGCATTCACACAGCCTGAAGCTTTCATTCTGATGGGCGGACTCACCAATAGCGGAAAGTGGATAAAAGAGCCCTTGGAAAAATATTTCAACGATTATTTGCTAGAGGTATATAAAGGAAAGGTTAAATTATTGGAATCCGGCATGGATGGTAAAACAGCTGCTATTTGTGGCGCAGCTGCTTTAATATGGGAGATTGAAATAGTCTAG
- a CDS encoding universal stress protein — protein MSIIKKILIPFDFSEASVNALEYTVSFVGPNRAVDILALYVASVSITESEEDRLRNDFSKVLKSFKKKVKNAPSFMTEKGEMIKKILDVQMAQGSNIIVMGTMGDKSTDEAITNTSRLALEANCPMISVPFGYESEEPKDIALVMGNEKIDDREVLRTLLDIARTFNSRVHVLTIYKESVYAEESVVDSNENLLEYYLEHFYEEHAFSKNQDIEEGILDYITKKNIDLLAILPRNHTKQSTPSEGRLTKLLTLHSEIPVLTLD, from the coding sequence ATGAGTATAATTAAAAAAATTTTAATCCCTTTTGATTTTTCAGAGGCCTCGGTCAATGCATTGGAATATACGGTGAGCTTTGTGGGCCCAAATAGGGCAGTGGATATTCTTGCACTATACGTAGCTTCTGTTTCAATTACAGAATCTGAGGAAGACAGGTTGCGAAACGATTTTTCCAAAGTCTTGAAATCATTCAAAAAGAAAGTAAAAAATGCTCCATCATTCATGACGGAAAAGGGCGAGATGATAAAAAAGATTCTTGATGTTCAGATGGCACAGGGATCTAATATAATAGTAATGGGTACCATGGGCGATAAGAGTACCGATGAGGCCATAACCAATACATCCAGGCTTGCCTTGGAAGCCAATTGTCCCATGATATCCGTTCCATTTGGTTATGAAAGCGAAGAACCCAAAGACATAGCCTTGGTCATGGGCAACGAGAAAATAGATGATAGGGAAGTATTGCGAACCCTTTTGGATATTGCTCGAACCTTTAATTCAAGAGTTCATGTATTGACAATTTATAAAGAATCCGTCTACGCAGAAGAATCTGTTGTTGATAGCAACGAAAATCTACTCGAATATTATTTGGAACATTTTTATGAGGAACATGCCTTTAGTAAAAATCAAGATATTGAGGAAGGGATCTTGGATTACATTACAAAAAAAAATATAGATCTTCTGGCAATATTGCCCAGGAACCATACAAAACAAAGTACCCCTTCTGAAGGGCGCTTGACAAAATTGTTGACTTTGCATTCAGAAATTCCGGTCTTGACCTTAGACTGA
- a CDS encoding SLC13 family permease translates to MVTLLVILSITIILFVWGKFPPDVVALMSMLILYLTGILDVTETLSGFSNTTVIMIAALFIIGEGLSRTGWTALAGQRFVSWAGKSVPKLLVIVTLGASVLSGFVSNTGTVAALLPVTVSAAWSAGTLPSKLLMPVAFGSNTGGLLTLTGTPPNIIASNTLVENNLEGFSFFEFGLIGLPLLIIAIIYFRYLGYRLLPKRQTNERPADIDAEMHKWISSYSIGDNLYRLRIRSMSPLINTKIGDWNFELDYQIAVMRLKRRHPSPLKQSVPQFVELPEPNTEMRYHDIITVKGTPEDVDKLVLKFSLGIIPTKAEKDTLKNELINQEVGMAEMLITPNSVFVGRVINLGNYLKRAGVQLLAASRNNRPLAGKIKIEAGDGFVIRGPWENIENLKSLYENVVISGSPEALSKNVATLSTRSYIAMGTLVLMILLLVFKVFPGAIAALICAGIMLLTRCVPISKAYKGISWTSVVMIAAMIPMGTALQKTGVAEMAANGLVDILGSIHPTALLAGIFLLTTAFSQTINNSATAVLMAPIALLAATSLGVSPKPYLITVAISASTAFLTPVGTTTNAMVLSAGGYTFLDYVRVGGPLLLLFFIATIVLVPLIWSF, encoded by the coding sequence ATGGTAACACTACTCGTAATACTAAGTATTACAATTATTCTTTTCGTCTGGGGAAAATTTCCACCAGATGTGGTAGCACTAATGTCAATGCTCATTCTGTACTTGACAGGTATACTCGATGTTACGGAAACCCTGAGTGGATTCAGCAATACGACAGTAATTATGATTGCCGCTCTTTTTATTATTGGTGAAGGTCTCTCCAGAACAGGTTGGACCGCACTCGCAGGTCAGAGATTTGTAAGTTGGGCGGGCAAAAGTGTTCCAAAATTATTGGTCATAGTCACTTTGGGCGCAAGTGTGCTTTCAGGATTTGTAAGCAATACGGGAACGGTTGCTGCATTATTGCCGGTTACGGTATCGGCAGCTTGGAGCGCAGGTACGCTACCATCAAAGCTATTGATGCCGGTAGCCTTTGGCTCAAATACAGGGGGTCTGTTGACTCTAACGGGTACGCCTCCCAACATCATCGCCAGCAATACTTTGGTCGAAAATAATCTTGAAGGATTCTCATTCTTTGAATTTGGATTGATAGGCTTGCCACTATTGATAATCGCCATCATTTATTTCAGGTATCTGGGATACCGATTATTGCCCAAGCGGCAGACCAATGAAAGGCCTGCAGATATTGATGCGGAAATGCACAAATGGATTTCAAGCTATAGTATCGGTGACAACCTTTACAGATTGCGCATACGTTCCATGTCGCCCCTAATTAATACCAAAATCGGTGATTGGAACTTTGAATTAGACTACCAAATAGCTGTAATGCGCTTAAAACGCAGGCATCCAAGTCCTTTAAAGCAAAGTGTACCTCAATTTGTGGAGCTTCCCGAACCAAATACCGAGATGCGTTACCATGATATTATTACTGTAAAAGGTACACCTGAGGATGTGGATAAGTTAGTGTTGAAGTTCAGCCTAGGGATAATTCCGACCAAAGCTGAGAAAGACACATTAAAAAACGAATTGATCAACCAAGAGGTGGGTATGGCGGAAATGTTGATAACGCCAAATTCAGTTTTTGTGGGCAGGGTAATCAACTTGGGCAATTATTTGAAACGTGCGGGAGTACAGCTGTTGGCCGCTTCAAGAAACAATCGCCCGCTAGCCGGTAAGATCAAGATAGAGGCAGGTGATGGTTTCGTAATCAGGGGACCGTGGGAAAATATTGAAAATTTAAAATCACTTTATGAAAATGTAGTGATTTCAGGTAGTCCTGAAGCTTTGTCCAAAAATGTAGCAACATTAAGTACAAGAAGTTATATAGCTATGGGAACACTTGTTTTAATGATACTGTTATTGGTATTTAAGGTATTTCCGGGTGCCATAGCTGCATTGATTTGTGCAGGAATTATGCTATTGACCCGCTGTGTGCCAATATCAAAAGCATACAAAGGCATAAGTTGGACCAGTGTTGTAATGATTGCCGCGATGATACCTATGGGTACCGCTTTGCAGAAAACCGGGGTGGCCGAGATGGCTGCCAATGGATTGGTAGATATTTTGGGAAGCATACACCCGACCGCGCTTTTGGCAGGCATTTTTCTGCTGACAACTGCATTTAGCCAAACAATAAACAATTCAGCTACGGCAGTATTGATGGCTCCGATAGCTTTATTGGCTGCAACATCCTTGGGTGTTTCGCCAAAGCCATATTTGATAACAGTGGCCATAAGTGCATCAACGGCATTTTTGACCCCTGTGGGCACGACCACCAACGCCATGGTTTTATCCGCTGGCGGTTATACATTTTTAGATTACGTAAGAGTCGGTGGGCCACTATTACTATTGTTTTTTATTGCTACAATAGTACTGGTGCCATTGATTTGGAGCTTTTAG
- the pckA gene encoding phosphoenolpyruvate carboxykinase (ATP) has translation MNETMEHRKDLEKYGIKSDTVHWNLDAETLQRITVEKGMGVETENGTLSINTGKFTGRSPKDRFLVKDDYTKDRIWWGRINKPISPENFDKLYDEVAKYLSNKEIYARDAAVCAHPDYTMNVRTVTEFPWSNYFIKNMFLRLSEEELKDFDEEWLVLCAPGYEAPNPEDFGIIAGNFSILNFTRKVALVGGSEYPGEMKKGIFSALNLILPVDKNVLPMHCSANVGEDGDTAIFFGLSGTGKTTLSADPDRKLIGDDEHGWTAENIIFNFEGGCYAKVIDLTEEKEPDIYRAIRPGALLENVVFKEGTKEVDYFDSSITQNTRVSYPIDHIDNIQTPSYASNPKNIFFLTCDAFGVLPPVSKLTPGQAAYHFISGYTAKVAGTEAGINEPVPSFSACFGEPFMPLHPTVYAEMLSKKMQDAGVNVWLINTGWSGGPYGVGSRIKLKYTRAMISAALEGKLEDVDFDAHPVFGLYMPKYCPGVPTEILDPMNTWLQKGAYVSKAIQLAHSFHINFDKFASEASEEILNGGPLIDSHHSLDEHF, from the coding sequence ATGAACGAAACTATGGAACACCGAAAAGATTTAGAGAAATACGGTATCAAGTCAGATACGGTACATTGGAATTTGGATGCCGAAACCTTACAGCGTATTACCGTTGAAAAAGGAATGGGTGTTGAAACTGAAAATGGAACACTGTCCATAAACACGGGTAAATTTACGGGACGCTCACCCAAAGATCGTTTTTTGGTAAAAGATGATTATACAAAAGATAGAATATGGTGGGGCAGGATCAACAAACCCATCTCTCCTGAGAATTTTGACAAGCTTTATGATGAAGTAGCCAAATATTTATCGAACAAAGAGATTTATGCTAGGGATGCCGCCGTTTGTGCCCATCCAGATTATACCATGAACGTTCGCACGGTTACCGAGTTTCCGTGGTCCAACTATTTTATCAAGAATATGTTCTTGAGACTTTCTGAGGAAGAATTAAAAGATTTTGACGAGGAATGGTTGGTGCTGTGCGCTCCTGGCTACGAAGCTCCAAACCCTGAAGATTTTGGAATTATTGCAGGAAATTTTTCCATCCTCAACTTTACCCGTAAGGTTGCCTTGGTCGGCGGGTCAGAATATCCAGGAGAGATGAAGAAAGGAATTTTTTCCGCATTGAACCTCATACTCCCCGTAGACAAAAACGTTTTGCCGATGCACTGTTCTGCCAATGTTGGTGAAGATGGGGATACAGCAATTTTCTTTGGACTGTCAGGTACTGGTAAAACTACTTTGTCCGCAGATCCGGACAGAAAATTGATCGGTGACGATGAGCATGGCTGGACTGCTGAAAATATCATCTTTAATTTTGAAGGAGGTTGCTACGCAAAGGTCATCGACCTTACCGAAGAAAAAGAGCCGGACATTTATAGGGCGATCAGACCGGGGGCATTATTGGAAAATGTGGTTTTTAAGGAAGGAACTAAAGAAGTGGATTATTTTGATAGTTCTATAACCCAAAATACCAGGGTAAGCTATCCCATAGACCACATTGATAATATTCAAACACCTTCCTATGCATCGAATCCGAAAAATATCTTTTTCTTAACATGTGATGCCTTTGGAGTTCTGCCTCCAGTGTCTAAATTAACGCCAGGTCAAGCTGCATATCACTTTATCTCTGGATATACTGCCAAGGTTGCCGGTACAGAAGCTGGAATAAATGAGCCCGTACCCTCTTTTTCAGCATGTTTTGGAGAGCCTTTTATGCCGTTGCACCCTACCGTCTATGCTGAGATGTTAAGCAAAAAAATGCAAGATGCAGGAGTTAATGTATGGTTGATCAATACAGGATGGAGCGGAGGCCCTTACGGAGTGGGATCAAGAATAAAGTTGAAATACACAAGAGCAATGATATCTGCAGCTTTGGAAGGTAAATTGGAAGATGTTGATTTTGATGCACATCCAGTGTTTGGATTGTATATGCCTAAATATTGCCCTGGTGTCCCAACAGAAATATTGGATCCAATGAATACTTGGTTGCAAAAAGGGGCATATGTTAGCAAAGCCATTCAATTGGCGCATTCATTTCACATCAACTTTGATAAATTTGCAAGCGAAGCTTCTGAGGAAATCCTAAACGGAGGGCCACTGATTGATTCGCACCATAGTTTGGACGAACATTTTTAA
- a CDS encoding ATP-dependent 6-phosphofructokinase has protein sequence MNRNVKFQIESLGTPEFKSPLQLSTVRGDNIFSFIKEKDKLVFDLSVENYNHCLSTGETPQCLEKAGPRQDVFFDPGKTTAAIVTCGGLCPGINNVIRGVVMALHYFYGIKRVIGIPYGYEGLNPDIGHGFIELSPEKVKDIHQFGGTFLGSSRGGQDVSKMVDTLVNNKIDMLFAIGGDGTLKGVNAIGEEINRRNEKISVVGIPKTIDNDIDLIDESFGFETAFDVASPILRDAHNEAAGAYNGISIVKLMGRDSGFIAASAALAMPVVNFVLIPEMDFQLEGENGFLEVLRRRLDRKKHAVIVVAEGAGQHLFKNKNVIKDASGNIKHDDIGLFLKHKIEEHFDDFPVTIKYIDPSYIIRSAPANSSDSVYCSRLAYHAVHGAMAGKTKFVVSTVNNRFVYAPIVEVTKKRKKIDLESEFWFSVLQSTGQPFSIK, from the coding sequence GTGAATAGAAACGTCAAGTTCCAGATAGAAAGTCTAGGTACTCCAGAATTTAAATCTCCCCTACAGTTAAGCACTGTAAGGGGAGATAATATTTTTAGTTTTATAAAAGAGAAAGATAAACTGGTTTTTGACTTATCGGTCGAGAATTACAACCATTGCCTTTCAACAGGAGAGACACCGCAATGTCTTGAGAAGGCAGGGCCGCGTCAAGACGTATTTTTTGACCCAGGGAAGACCACGGCAGCCATAGTTACTTGTGGGGGTCTGTGTCCTGGTATCAATAATGTGATAAGAGGTGTGGTCATGGCACTCCACTACTTTTATGGAATAAAAAGAGTAATAGGCATTCCATACGGTTATGAAGGCCTGAACCCGGATATTGGTCATGGGTTTATTGAACTGAGTCCAGAAAAAGTTAAGGATATCCATCAATTTGGAGGAACTTTTCTTGGCTCGTCAAGAGGAGGTCAAGACGTTTCTAAAATGGTGGACACTCTCGTTAACAACAAAATAGACATGTTGTTTGCCATTGGCGGGGACGGTACTTTAAAAGGTGTTAACGCAATTGGAGAGGAAATCAATAGAAGAAATGAAAAAATCAGCGTGGTCGGGATTCCAAAAACAATTGACAATGACATTGATTTAATCGACGAATCTTTCGGTTTTGAAACTGCTTTTGATGTAGCCAGCCCTATTTTGAGGGATGCCCACAATGAAGCAGCGGGAGCTTATAATGGAATTTCCATAGTAAAGCTCATGGGGAGGGACAGTGGATTTATAGCTGCCTCCGCAGCTCTGGCAATGCCAGTAGTCAATTTTGTTCTGATTCCTGAAATGGATTTTCAACTGGAAGGTGAAAATGGCTTTTTAGAAGTCTTGAGACGTAGACTGGATCGAAAGAAACATGCTGTAATTGTTGTGGCAGAAGGTGCAGGCCAACATCTGTTCAAAAATAAAAATGTAATCAAAGATGCTTCAGGAAACATAAAACACGATGATATAGGCTTATTTTTAAAGCATAAGATAGAGGAACACTTTGACGATTTTCCAGTGACCATAAAATATATCGACCCTAGTTATATCATCAGGAGCGCTCCAGCAAACTCCAGTGACAGTGTATATTGTAGTAGATTGGCATACCACGCCGTACATGGGGCAATGGCGGGCAAGACCAAATTTGTGGTGAGCACTGTAAATAATAGGTTCGTATATGCGCCAATAGTGGAAGTAACAAAAAAACGAAAGAAAATAGATTTGGAAAGTGAGTTTTGGTTTTCGGTACTTCAGAGTACGGGCCAACCATTTTCAATAAAATAA
- a CDS encoding HPF/RaiA family ribosome-associated protein, translating to MVVNIQYQKMKASESLNKILLKKLDKIGERYSWVIKANVLFKLENDRTGAQSNICEIELSAPGPRLFAKSKTDNFEKSMADTINELNKQLEKRQGVFIRH from the coding sequence ATGGTTGTAAATATTCAATATCAAAAAATGAAAGCCAGTGAGTCCTTGAACAAAATTTTGCTCAAAAAGCTTGATAAGATAGGCGAAAGATATAGCTGGGTCATCAAGGCCAATGTTCTCTTTAAGTTGGAGAACGACAGAACGGGGGCACAGAGCAACATATGCGAAATTGAATTGAGCGCTCCAGGGCCCCGTCTTTTTGCAAAATCCAAAACCGATAACTTTGAAAAATCAATGGCTGATACCATCAATGAGCTTAACAAACAACTTGAAAAGAGGCAAGGTGTATTTATTAGGCACTAG